One genomic window of Sphingomonas sp. C3-2 includes the following:
- the kdpB gene encoding potassium-transporting ATPase subunit KdpB has product MTPHAPISAIVPAPEWSGASARHHAPKSIFAAELLLPACRDAFRKLDPRQLIRNPVMFVTATVAALLTILLFIGSDPLAFGFKLQLAIWLWLTVLFGTFAEALAEGRGKAQAASLRATKAELTAKRLKGKGDAFESVPASALRVDDIVLVQTGDLIPSDGDVVAGVASVNEAAITGESAPVIREAGGDRSAVTAGTRVISDEIRVRVTVNPGQGFLDRMIALVEGAERQKTPNEIALTILLVGLTIIFLIAVATIPGFASYAGGSIPVAILAALLITLIPTTIAALLSAIGIAGMDRLVRFNVLAKSGRAVEAAGDIDTLLLDKTGTVTIGDRQASEFRAVGSTPMEQLAEAALMASLADETPEGRSIVVLAREQFGIAQADLPKGAEVIPFTAQTRISGIRYNGAIIQKGAVDSVLKANPGLGETAAATELRRITDEIARQGGTPLAVAKDGKLLGAIFLKDIVKAGIRERFAELRTMGIRTVMITGDNPLTAASIAAEAGVDDFLAQATPEDKLVLIRKEQEGGKLVAMCGDGTNDAPALAQADVGVSMNTGTQAAREAGNMVDLDSDPTKLIEVVGLGKQLLMTRGALTTFSVANDVAKYFAIIPAMFVVLYPGLAVLNVMGLSSPESAILSAIIFNALIIPLLVPLALKGVKYRPMAAGPLLARNLAIYGLGGLVAPFIGIKLIDVVVNGLGLA; this is encoded by the coding sequence ATGACGCCTCACGCACCGATATCGGCCATCGTGCCCGCTCCCGAATGGAGCGGTGCATCGGCCAGGCATCACGCACCGAAATCGATCTTCGCGGCGGAACTGCTCTTGCCCGCTTGCCGCGATGCCTTCCGCAAACTCGATCCGCGCCAGCTCATCCGCAACCCGGTGATGTTCGTCACCGCCACCGTGGCGGCGCTGCTCACCATCCTGCTTTTCATCGGCAGCGATCCGCTCGCCTTCGGCTTCAAGCTCCAGCTCGCGATCTGGCTGTGGCTGACCGTGCTCTTCGGCACCTTTGCCGAGGCGCTCGCCGAAGGCCGCGGCAAGGCGCAGGCGGCAAGCCTGCGCGCCACCAAGGCCGAACTCACCGCCAAGCGGCTGAAGGGCAAGGGTGATGCTTTTGAAAGCGTTCCCGCCAGCGCATTGCGCGTCGACGATATCGTCCTCGTCCAGACCGGCGATCTCATCCCGTCGGACGGTGACGTCGTCGCGGGGGTCGCCTCGGTCAACGAAGCCGCGATCACCGGCGAAAGCGCGCCCGTGATCCGCGAGGCGGGCGGCGATCGTTCGGCGGTGACCGCAGGCACCCGCGTCATCTCCGACGAGATCCGCGTCCGCGTCACGGTCAATCCCGGCCAGGGTTTTCTCGATCGCATGATCGCGCTGGTCGAGGGCGCCGAGCGGCAGAAGACCCCCAATGAGATCGCGCTCACCATATTGCTCGTCGGGCTCACGATCATCTTCCTGATCGCGGTCGCGACCATCCCCGGTTTTGCCAGCTATGCGGGGGGCAGCATCCCCGTCGCGATCCTCGCGGCGCTGCTGATCACGCTCATCCCGACCACCATCGCGGCCCTGCTCTCGGCGATCGGCATTGCGGGCATGGACCGGCTGGTGCGCTTCAACGTGCTCGCCAAGTCGGGCCGTGCGGTCGAGGCGGCGGGCGATATCGATACGCTGCTGCTCGACAAGACCGGCACGGTCACGATCGGCGATCGTCAGGCGAGCGAGTTCCGCGCTGTCGGCAGCACACCGATGGAGCAATTGGCCGAAGCCGCGCTGATGGCCAGCCTTGCCGACGAAACCCCTGAAGGCCGTTCGATCGTCGTGCTTGCACGCGAGCAGTTCGGCATCGCGCAGGCCGATTTGCCGAAGGGGGCGGAGGTGATCCCCTTCACCGCGCAGACGCGGATCTCGGGGATCAGATATAACGGCGCGATCATCCAGAAGGGCGCGGTGGATTCGGTGCTCAAGGCCAATCCTGGCCTCGGCGAAACCGCGGCGGCGACCGAGCTGCGCCGCATCACCGACGAGATCGCGCGTCAGGGCGGTACCCCGCTCGCGGTCGCGAAGGATGGCAAGCTCTTGGGCGCGATCTTCCTCAAGGACATCGTCAAGGCGGGTATCCGCGAACGCTTTGCCGAGCTGCGCACGATGGGTATCCGCACCGTAATGATCACGGGCGACAATCCGCTCACCGCCGCGTCGATCGCGGCTGAGGCGGGCGTCGATGATTTCCTCGCCCAGGCCACCCCCGAGGACAAGCTTGTGCTGATCCGCAAGGAACAGGAGGGCGGAAAGCTCGTCGCGATGTGCGGCGACGGCACCAACGACGCCCCGGCGCTCGCCCAGGCCGATGTCGGCGTGTCGATGAACACCGGCACGCAGGCCGCGCGCGAAGCGGGCAACATGGTCGATCTCGACAGCGATCCGACCAAGCTGATCGAGGTTGTGGGCCTCGGCAAGCAGTTGCTGATGACGCGTGGTGCGCTCACCACCTTCTCGGTCGCCAACGACGTCGCCAAATATTTCGCGATCATCCCGGCGATGTTCGTCGTGCTCTATCCGGGGCTCGCCGTGCTCAACGTGATGGGGCTGAGCAGCCCTGAATCTGCGATCCTCTCGGCGATCATTTTCAACGCGCTGATCATCCCGCTGCTCGTCCCGCTCGCATTAAAGGGCGTGAAATACCGGCCGATGGCCGCGGGCCCGCTGCTCGCGCGCAACCTCGCCATTTACGGCCTTGGCGGCCTCGTCGCACCCTTCATCGGCATCAAGCTGATCGACGTCGTCGTCAACGGCCTTGGCCTCGCATAG
- a CDS encoding sensor histidine kinase KdpD, with amino-acid sequence MKPDENRPQPEALLRQAAQEGRGRLKVFLGAAPGVGKTYEMLTDGAQQRREGRDVVIGVVETHGRQETEALTRGHKVIPRLSIAYQGHMLTEMDIDAILERRPQLVLVDELAHTNAPGSRHPKRYQDVEELLDAGIDVYSTVNIQHIESLNDVVASFTRVRVRETVPDRILETAEIEVVDIPPDELIERLKAGKVYIPQEASRALHHFFSKSNLSALRELALRRAAQAVDAQMLDYVRAHALAGSFAAGERVLVAVSEQPHTLGLVRAAKRLADALRAPWTAVHIETRRSHELSDAERQRVSEALALASQLGAVTATIPAADVVSGLSAFARDARATQIVVGKSARSWWFEFRHGSVVDRLVRSVSDIAVHVLPAEHEALPEPVERTRRRNWGDPAHYLWSALMVAAISALATILSTFLNLGNLALLYLVPVMAAASLFGLRAGLFTGALSSLAYNFLFLPPTGTLTVNNPENVVTIIVLLGVAVVTSQFAARVRAQADLAASSARQNAALAGFSRELTVTANEEELMQAICAELARLLDVRAVLLLPSANGPELHAAVPPENRLEQIELAAAQWAIDKGQPAGRGSSTLTSSDWLFQPLRAGRGVLGVVGLARDDAGEPVRADQMPMLISLLDQAAIVLERMQLERDMRDIEQLRERDRLRAALLSSVSHDLRTPLTTILAATTELRRKEAAPLVDVIEGEAQRLNRFVANLLDMARVEAGALRLNIEATDLTDAVASAVHDTRQTLEGHAIQLAVAPTLPLVRIDAQLFHHCLINLLDNAGRYADPGTPIVIRGTREAHGILLSILDEGPGLPPERESQIFETFARLEGSDRTKGGTGLGLAIVKGFAEAMGLSVSAANRVEPQGACFTLYFPSALLVREPGPEIV; translated from the coding sequence GTGAAACCGGACGAAAACCGACCCCAACCCGAGGCCCTTCTGCGTCAGGCGGCGCAGGAGGGCCGTGGCCGTCTGAAGGTATTTCTCGGCGCGGCCCCGGGTGTGGGCAAGACCTATGAAATGCTGACCGACGGCGCGCAGCAGCGCCGTGAGGGGAGGGATGTCGTCATCGGCGTGGTCGAGACGCATGGGCGACAGGAAACCGAGGCGCTGACGCGCGGCCACAAGGTCATTCCGCGCCTCTCCATCGCCTATCAGGGGCACATGCTCACCGAGATGGATATCGACGCCATCCTCGAACGCCGCCCGCAGCTCGTGCTTGTCGACGAGCTCGCGCACACCAACGCGCCGGGCAGCCGCCATCCCAAGCGCTATCAGGATGTCGAGGAATTGCTCGACGCGGGGATCGACGTCTATTCGACCGTCAACATCCAGCATATCGAAAGCCTCAACGACGTCGTCGCCTCGTTCACGCGCGTCCGCGTGCGCGAGACGGTGCCCGACCGCATTCTCGAGACCGCCGAAATCGAGGTCGTCGATATCCCGCCCGACGAGTTGATCGAGCGGTTGAAGGCGGGCAAGGTCTACATCCCGCAAGAGGCGAGCCGCGCACTTCATCACTTCTTCTCCAAATCCAACCTCTCGGCGCTGCGTGAGCTGGCACTGCGTCGCGCGGCGCAGGCGGTCGACGCGCAGATGCTCGATTATGTCCGCGCGCACGCGCTTGCGGGAAGCTTCGCGGCGGGGGAGCGCGTTCTCGTTGCGGTCAGCGAGCAGCCGCATACGCTCGGCCTCGTCCGCGCCGCCAAGCGGCTCGCCGATGCGCTCCGCGCGCCTTGGACCGCGGTGCATATCGAGACGCGACGATCGCATGAACTGTCCGACGCTGAACGCCAGCGCGTGTCGGAAGCGCTCGCGCTTGCCTCGCAGCTCGGCGCAGTCACCGCGACGATCCCCGCCGCCGATGTCGTCAGCGGGCTTTCCGCCTTCGCGCGCGATGCACGCGCCACCCAGATCGTCGTCGGCAAGTCGGCGCGCTCCTGGTGGTTCGAATTCCGACATGGTTCGGTGGTCGATCGGCTGGTGCGCAGCGTTTCGGACATTGCGGTCCATGTCCTGCCCGCCGAGCATGAAGCATTGCCCGAACCCGTGGAACGGACGCGTCGTCGCAACTGGGGCGATCCTGCTCATTACCTTTGGTCGGCCTTGATGGTCGCGGCGATTAGTGCACTTGCCACCATTCTTTCGACCTTTCTGAACCTGGGTAACCTCGCCTTGCTCTACCTAGTGCCGGTGATGGCAGCCGCGAGCTTGTTTGGGCTGCGCGCGGGGCTGTTCACCGGTGCGCTATCTTCCCTTGCATATAATTTCCTTTTCCTGCCGCCGACCGGCACGCTTACGGTCAATAACCCCGAGAATGTCGTCACCATCATCGTGTTGTTGGGTGTGGCCGTGGTCACCAGCCAGTTTGCGGCGCGCGTTCGCGCGCAGGCGGACCTCGCCGCGTCGAGCGCACGTCAAAATGCTGCGCTTGCAGGCTTCTCTCGCGAACTCACCGTGACCGCAAATGAGGAAGAACTGATGCAGGCGATCTGCGCAGAGCTTGCGCGCCTGTTAGATGTGCGCGCAGTCCTCCTCCTGCCGTCCGCCAATGGGCCGGAGCTTCATGCTGCAGTTCCACCGGAAAATCGGTTGGAGCAGATCGAACTGGCCGCGGCACAATGGGCGATCGACAAGGGGCAGCCCGCAGGGCGTGGATCTTCAACCCTCACGTCGTCAGATTGGTTGTTTCAGCCGTTGCGCGCGGGACGCGGCGTACTCGGCGTTGTGGGGCTCGCGCGTGATGATGCTGGCGAGCCTGTTCGTGCAGACCAGATGCCGATGCTGATTAGTCTTCTCGATCAGGCCGCGATCGTCCTTGAACGGATGCAGCTTGAGCGAGACATGCGCGACATCGAACAATTACGCGAGCGGGATCGGTTGCGCGCGGCGCTGCTTTCTTCGGTCAGCCATGACCTCCGCACGCCGCTGACGACCATTTTGGCCGCGACCACTGAACTCAGGCGCAAGGAAGCTGCGCCGCTGGTCGACGTGATCGAGGGGGAGGCGCAGCGGCTCAACCGGTTCGTTGCGAACCTGCTTGATATGGCTCGCGTTGAAGCAGGGGCCCTTAGGCTCAACATCGAAGCGACCGATCTTACAGACGCGGTTGCAAGTGCTGTCCATGATACGCGTCAAACGCTTGAAGGGCATGCGATCCAGCTTGCGGTAGCACCCACTTTGCCGCTCGTGCGCATCGACGCGCAGCTATTCCATCACTGCCTCATCAATCTGCTGGACAATGCTGGCCGCTATGCCGATCCCGGTACACCCATCGTCATCAGGGGCACACGCGAAGCGCACGGTATCTTGCTCTCAATCCTTGATGAGGGGCCGGGCCTTCCGCCAGAACGCGAGAGCCAGATTTTCGAGACCTTCGCCCGGCTGGAAGGGTCTGACCGCACGAAGGGAGGCACCGGGTTGGGGCTTGCCATCGTCAAGGGTTTTGCTGAGGCAATGGGGCTCAGCGTTTCTGCAGCCAACCGCGTTGAACCGCAAGGCGCGTGCTTCACTCTTTATTTTCCGTCCGCACTGCTTGTGCGGGAACCGGGGCCGGAGATCGTTTGA
- the kdpC gene encoding potassium-transporting ATPase subunit KdpC, whose protein sequence is MGKDIATALRPAFALTILFALLLGLAYPLALTGLGQLIFPNQANGSLITENGKVIGSAVAGQAFTGERYFHTRPSAAGKGYDGLASSGSNLGPTSQALSDRVTADIATRRAEGVSGNLPADLVTASGSGLDPDLSPAAALAQVSRVARVRGLDDARVRNLVEQSVRRPLLGFLGEDRVNVLELNRQLDQLGGNKSE, encoded by the coding sequence ATGGGCAAGGATATCGCAACCGCGCTCCGCCCCGCTTTCGCGCTCACCATCCTCTTCGCGCTGCTGTTGGGGCTCGCCTATCCGCTCGCGCTTACCGGCCTGGGACAACTCATCTTCCCCAATCAGGCCAATGGCAGCCTGATCACCGAAAACGGCAAGGTGATCGGCTCGGCAGTCGCAGGACAGGCCTTCACCGGCGAACGCTATTTCCACACGCGCCCCTCGGCGGCGGGCAAGGGCTATGACGGGCTTGCGTCTTCGGGCTCGAACCTCGGGCCGACGAGCCAGGCGCTTTCCGATCGAGTCACCGCCGATATCGCGACACGGCGCGCAGAGGGGGTTTCGGGCAACTTGCCGGCCGATCTCGTCACCGCATCGGGTTCGGGGCTCGATCCCGATCTCTCGCCTGCGGCGGCGCTGGCGCAGGTATCGCGCGTCGCGCGCGTCCGAGGGCTCGACGACGCGCGCGTGCGCAACCTTGTCGAACAGTCGGTCAGACGCCCGCTGCTGGGCTTCCTTGGCGAGGACCGCGTCAACGTGCTGGAACTCAATCGACAGCTGGACCAGCTTGGGGGTAACAAGTCGGAGTGA
- a CDS encoding TorF family putative porin: MRINIKSYAVLAVVTTLLFASPAMANDANDKATDLTFAGNAALVSQYRFRGVSQSDEDMAVQAGLTASHASGLYVGAWGSSLAGFGSYGGSNTELDLYAGFRKEIGDLAVDVGLLWYLYPGTDRTDYAEPYAALSGTVGPASLKLGAAYAPKQDAIGDADNLYVYTDGSVAIPGAPVTLKAHLGYTTGSGATLAGPHGDYVDWLIGADATWKMLTLGIAYVDTDIGKTAADAFYTSGTTRGRTIVDGAAVVSLTASF; encoded by the coding sequence ATGCGCATCAATATAAAATCATATGCGGTTCTGGCGGTCGTTACGACGCTCCTTTTTGCATCGCCAGCCATGGCGAACGATGCCAATGACAAAGCCACCGATTTGACATTCGCAGGCAATGCCGCGCTGGTATCGCAATATCGGTTTCGTGGTGTTTCCCAGTCCGACGAAGACATGGCGGTTCAGGCTGGGCTCACCGCTTCTCATGCGTCTGGGCTGTATGTCGGGGCATGGGGTTCAAGCCTTGCTGGATTTGGCAGCTATGGCGGGTCCAATACCGAGCTTGATCTCTATGCCGGGTTCAGAAAGGAAATCGGTGATCTCGCGGTCGACGTCGGGCTGCTCTGGTATCTCTATCCGGGAACCGACCGCACCGATTATGCCGAGCCTTATGCCGCGCTAAGCGGCACCGTCGGCCCCGCTTCGCTCAAGCTCGGCGCGGCATATGCACCCAAGCAGGATGCGATCGGCGATGCCGACAATCTCTATGTCTATACCGACGGCAGCGTCGCCATTCCCGGCGCGCCTGTCACATTGAAGGCGCATCTCGGTTACACCACCGGCAGCGGCGCGACACTCGCGGGTCCTCATGGCGACTATGTCGACTGGCTGATCGGTGCCGACGCTACCTGGAAGATGCTGACGCTCGGTATCGCCTATGTCGATACCGATATCGGCAAGACCGCCGCCGACGCCTTTTACACCAGCGGAACCACGCGCGGGCGCACCATCGTCGATGGCGCCGCGGTCGTCTCGCTCACCGCATCCTTCTGA
- the kdpA gene encoding potassium-transporting ATPase subunit KdpA → MTIQGWILILAFTGILLALAKPVGLWLFALYEGRRTPLHAVLGPVERGFYTLAGINPNEEQNWRRYAVHMLLFNAVLLLFTYAVLRLQGVLPFNPQGLPGVGDHLAFNTAVSFNTNTNWQSYGGESTMSNLSQMLGLTIHNFLSAATGIALAFALFRGFARREAKAIGNFWADVTRVTLYLLLPVCIGYALFLIANGVPQTLAGSVDLTTLEGVKQTLALGPVASQEAIKLLGTNGGGFFNANSAHPFENPTGLANLAQMLSIFVIGTGLTYCFGKAVGDTRQGWAILSAMMILFLAGVTITYWQEAAGNPILHNLGVAGGNMEGKEVRFGIAASALFSVVTTAASCGAVNAMHDSFTALGGMIPLFNMQLGEIVIGGVGAGIYGFLLFAILAVFVAGLMVGRTPEYVGKKIEAREVKLAVLSIAILPLIILGFTALSSVLGAGLAGPLNKGPHGFSEILYAFTSGVANNGSAFAGLTANTPYYNALLGIAMWLGRFFIIVPMLAIAGSLAAKKHVPESAGSFPTTGGLWVGLLVGIILILGGLTFLPSLALGPIADHLAMTSGQLF, encoded by the coding sequence ATGACGATTCAGGGCTGGATCCTCATCCTCGCCTTCACCGGCATATTGCTGGCGCTCGCCAAACCCGTCGGGCTCTGGCTGTTCGCGCTCTACGAAGGCCGCCGCACGCCGCTCCACGCCGTGCTCGGCCCCGTCGAACGCGGTTTCTACACGCTTGCCGGGATCAATCCGAACGAGGAACAAAACTGGCGGCGCTACGCCGTCCATATGCTGCTCTTCAACGCGGTGCTGCTGCTCTTCACCTATGCGGTGCTCCGTTTACAGGGCGTGTTGCCTTTCAACCCGCAGGGGCTGCCCGGGGTCGGCGATCACCTCGCCTTCAACACCGCGGTCAGCTTCAACACCAACACCAACTGGCAGAGCTATGGCGGTGAATCGACGATGTCGAACCTGTCGCAGATGCTTGGGCTCACCATTCACAATTTCCTCTCGGCGGCGACGGGCATCGCGCTCGCCTTCGCGCTGTTCCGCGGTTTCGCGCGACGTGAGGCGAAGGCGATCGGCAATTTCTGGGCCGATGTCACGCGTGTCACGCTCTATCTGCTGCTGCCGGTCTGCATCGGCTATGCGCTCTTCCTGATCGCGAACGGTGTGCCGCAGACGCTTGCCGGTTCGGTCGATCTCACCACGCTCGAGGGCGTGAAGCAGACGCTCGCGCTCGGCCCCGTCGCAAGCCAGGAAGCGATCAAGCTACTCGGCACCAATGGCGGCGGCTTCTTCAACGCCAATTCGGCGCATCCTTTCGAAAACCCCACCGGGCTCGCCAACCTCGCCCAGATGCTCTCGATCTTCGTGATCGGCACCGGGCTCACTTACTGCTTCGGCAAGGCGGTGGGCGATACGCGCCAGGGCTGGGCGATTCTCTCGGCGATGATGATCCTGTTCCTCGCGGGCGTCACCATCACTTATTGGCAGGAAGCTGCAGGCAATCCGATCCTCCACAATCTCGGCGTCGCCGGCGGCAATATGGAGGGCAAGGAAGTCCGCTTCGGCATCGCCGCCTCGGCGCTGTTCTCGGTGGTCACCACCGCGGCCTCATGCGGTGCGGTCAACGCCATGCACGACAGCTTCACTGCACTTGGCGGCATGATCCCGCTATTCAACATGCAGCTGGGCGAAATCGTGATCGGCGGCGTAGGCGCGGGCATCTACGGCTTCCTGCTCTTCGCCATCCTCGCGGTGTTCGTCGCCGGGCTGATGGTAGGGCGTACTCCCGAATATGTCGGCAAGAAGATCGAGGCGCGCGAGGTCAAGCTCGCGGTGCTTAGCATAGCGATCCTGCCGCTCATCATCCTTGGCTTCACCGCATTGAGTTCGGTGCTCGGCGCGGGGCTCGCAGGGCCGCTCAACAAGGGGCCGCACGGCTTTTCGGAGATTCTCTACGCCTTCACCTCAGGCGTCGCGAACAACGGCTCCGCCTTTGCCGGCCTCACCGCCAACACGCCTTATTACAACGCGCTGCTCGGCATCGCGATGTGGCTCGGCCGTTTCTTCATCATCGTGCCGATGCTCGCGATCGCGGGGTCGCTGGCGGCGAAGAAGCATGTGCCCGAATCGGCGGGGTCCTTCCCCACCACGGGCGGCCTGTGGGTCGGCCTACTCGTCGGGATCATCCTGATCCTTGGCGGTCTCACCTTCCTGCCGAGCCTCGCGCTCGGTCCCATCGCCGATCATCTCGCGATGACCTCTGGCCAACTCTTCTGA
- a CDS encoding potassium-transporting ATPase subunit F has protein sequence MTLDLWLAAITAIALLVYLVAVLVRPERY, from the coding sequence ATGACGCTCGACCTCTGGCTCGCCGCGATCACCGCGATCGCGCTTCTCGTCTATCTGGTCGCCGTGCTCGTGCGACCCGAACGCTATTGA
- a CDS encoding amidohydrolase family protein — protein sequence MLIRGAELGGQLRDVRLTGALIADIRPVLQPYDGERIIEANGNALLPGLHDHHIHLNAAAAALLSVRCGPPEVNSADHLAEMLHAAPGEGWIRGVGYHPSVGVDLDRDWLDAMGPKRPMRIQHRGGRMWVVNSLAAEILGEQVPRDGRLIDQDGWIRERLNGAVDLRPLADKLASHGVTGVTDTTPRNGLADYHRYVAAQLPQRLIVMGGAELDAAPATGKISRGAVKLHYHDHDLPGLDALAAEIARAHGVGRPVAAHCVTLAELMLTLAAIEQAGPMDGDRIEHAGIAPPHCAEWMAHLGVTVVTQPHFISERGDDYRREVEAEMQPWLYRLKGLLDAGVRLAAGSDAPFGGLNPWASMAAAVTRSAPFTAEQLSSDEALGLYIGKGHAPGDGARSVALGAIADLCLIDRTWGAAQEDLGEVRVRATIAGGEVIFETGITPSQ from the coding sequence GTGCTGATCCGTGGAGCCGAACTCGGCGGGCAACTTCGCGACGTCCGCCTGACGGGCGCATTGATCGCGGACATTCGCCCGGTCTTGCAGCCTTATGATGGCGAACGGATCATTGAAGCGAACGGCAACGCGCTGCTGCCAGGCCTGCACGATCATCACATCCATCTGAATGCTGCGGCGGCCGCCCTCCTGTCGGTCAGGTGCGGCCCGCCCGAGGTGAATTCTGCCGATCACTTGGCGGAGATGCTCCACGCGGCGCCGGGAGAGGGGTGGATACGGGGCGTTGGCTATCACCCCAGCGTCGGTGTCGATCTCGACCGCGACTGGCTCGATGCGATGGGCCCTAAGCGCCCCATGCGCATCCAGCACCGAGGCGGGCGGATGTGGGTGGTCAACAGCCTCGCTGCCGAGATACTGGGCGAACAGGTCCCGCGCGATGGCCGATTGATCGATCAGGATGGCTGGATCCGCGAACGCCTGAATGGCGCGGTCGACCTGCGGCCGCTGGCGGACAAGCTGGCCAGCCACGGCGTCACCGGGGTTACGGATACCACCCCGCGCAATGGGTTGGCGGACTATCATCGGTACGTCGCAGCCCAACTGCCGCAGCGCCTGATCGTGATGGGCGGGGCTGAACTCGATGCGGCACCCGCCACCGGCAAGATCTCACGCGGCGCGGTCAAGCTCCATTACCACGATCATGACCTGCCGGGTCTCGACGCTCTCGCAGCTGAAATTGCTCGTGCCCACGGCGTCGGGCGTCCCGTTGCGGCGCACTGCGTCACGCTCGCCGAACTCATGCTCACATTGGCCGCGATCGAACAGGCGGGCCCCATGGATGGAGACCGGATCGAGCACGCTGGGATCGCGCCCCCGCACTGTGCCGAATGGATGGCCCATCTGGGCGTGACGGTCGTGACCCAGCCGCATTTCATCTCCGAACGCGGCGATGACTATCGGCGTGAAGTGGAGGCGGAGATGCAACCCTGGCTGTACCGGCTGAAGGGGCTTCTTGATGCGGGGGTACGGCTTGCAGCGGGCAGCGATGCGCCTTTTGGCGGGCTGAACCCATGGGCCTCGATGGCCGCCGCCGTTACTCGCTCGGCGCCTTTTACCGCAGAGCAATTATCATCCGATGAAGCGCTAGGCCTCTATATCGGCAAGGGGCATGCGCCGGGCGACGGAGCGCGCTCCGTTGCGCTCGGCGCCATAGCAGACTTGTGCCTGATAGATCGTACTTGGGGAGCCGCGCAGGAGGATTTAGGCGAGGTCCGCGTGCGTGCGACGATCGCAGGCGGGGAGGTGATTTTTGAGACCGGAATCACGCCCTCACAATGA